The Alteribacter populi genomic sequence TTAACTGCAAAAGAGCTGAAGGATTTTTGCCTTTCTTTGAATCGTATTCCTTATTTAGTGCAGCAAGAAATACAATCGGTTACTTGGCGTGGGCGGACGGTCGAGTGCAGGATGAGTGTGCAAAAGGCAGTGGGCGGGACGTGGCAAGTAACTGCGAAGGCAATCAGGCTGGCGCAAAGAGGCGACTATTTAACAAATATTGCCCAAGGGGCGACGGCGCATCCGTTCAGCAGAGGTTATATTTCAAAAGCAAAAACGAATGTCGAGGAGTTGGGGTGTCAAATCGCCTCCCAATTAGAAAAGAACTTGCCGATCATCGATGTTGGACTGGATTTGATGGTTGATACGGCCGGGCGTGTTTGGTTTATTGAAGCGAATTTAAAAGATCAGCGTCTTACGTACAAAGCGGCGGGGGAGTTGGAAGCGTGGTATGAAGCAACCGCTCAGCCACTCCGTTATATTTTAGCGAAAGAGGAGAAAATATGGAACAACGCACAAAGCGTCTCAAACTGATTTCTTGTACGTTAGAATTGATCGAACAAATAGAGGACGATTATCCGTGTGGTGAGCATATGACGGATTTTTTGAAAAAGCTAGAAGAAGACGCTGCTATTGATGGCTGGGGTCCTTGGGTTGTTTTTCAAAACGGGAAAGCGATCGGTGATATTGGTTTTAAAGGTGAACCTACGCCAATTGGCACGGTGGAAATTGGCTATGGGTTTATGACCGATTTTAGAAATAAAGGCTATGCTACTGAGGGTGTAAAAGCCTTAATTGAGTGGGCATTTCAAAATGAGAGAGTAGAGAAAGTGCTGGCGGAATGTGCAGTGGACAATGTACCGTCTATACGAGTGTTAGAAAAACTAGGGTTTGACGTTTTTGTTGAAAAGGATGGGATGATTTATTGGGAGTTGAAGGGATAAAACCAAGTAATAGCGCATAAAACCGATTGTCAATTAAACGGTGATGGGAAGTAAATAAATGCCATTCTCTCTCTAGAACATCATATGTTTAGTAGGGGGAGTTTCTATTGAATAAGTTTTTCCTTTTATTTTGGTGTGTAGTTTAAGTTTTGGAAGTCGTACAACCTATGCATGACACAATGGGCAAGGCTGATCAGGATAACGTTGAAGACAATAGGAGAAATGGTGAGATGATTAATAATGACTTTCTACGAATTCCTCCTAATAGAGAACGTAAACTATTGGAATCCGTACTTTTATCAAACGGCCCACTGCCATCTCCTTATCAGCCAGAGGAAAAAAGGATGAAAGAGAAGAATTACCGGAAAAAAACAATATAAAGCGTATTTCTTTATGAAAACGGACAGGCTGCTAATGCCGTTCGTTTTTTAAACATTTCGAGATACGATCATTTAGGTGAATTAACGGAATGAATTTCACAATTCTGAGCCCAGAAGGCTTGGCGGTTCGTCCGCGGAAAGCGAGCAGATGCAGGCCAACGGAGCTGCAAAAAGACTAGTTAGTTCAAGATTTACCTAAAACATTAAACCTATGTGACGGGTAGGTCTTTGTAACAGTAGGTCATTTACCTTTAACGTTATCACTTGCATGAATGTAATAAGATAAAGGTGAATCTATATTTTTACCTCAAATTAGAAGGAGTGGAAGCATGAAATTACATCATCTTAATTTAACTGTGACAGATGTTTCAGCTACGAAGACTTTTTTAGAAACCTATTTTGGTATGCGGTGTATTAGTAGTCGGGGGAACGGGTTTGCGGCTATGTTTGATGACGATGACTTCGTATTAACCTTAATGAAGGGAAAAGAGGTTCATTATCCGAACACCTTTCATATTGGATTCCCGGTGGAAAGTGAAGCGGAAGTAAACAATATGTATCAACGTTTAAAAGAAGGTGGGTTTGCAGTTGAGCCTCCCCAACATGCCCATGGTTATACTTTTTATGTAGAAGCTCCTGGAGGATTCACTGTCGAAGTTCTGTGCTAATTGTGCGCCAATGAAATAAAACAGCTTAGAGATTTATACTTTCTCTAAGCTGTTGCCGGTTATTGATTCACTTTTTCAGCTGGTCTGGTGTCGGATTCATTTTTCGTATAAACGGATTGGCCGTTTACGATCGTTTCTTCAACTTCTGTGTAGGCGTCAAAAGGGTGCTTCGTCCAGATAACGAGATCTGCATCTTTCCCTTCTTCAAGAGATCCTACACGGTCCTCGACGCCAATGTGACGAGCGGCTTGGCTAGTGATTGCTCTGAATGCCGTTTCTTCACTTAGTCCAAATTTGACCGCATTAGCCGCAGAGGTTGTTAAATACTCAATCCCGATCACGGGGTGGTCGGTTGTAATTGACATGGGGACGTTGTATTTATCAAGCTCGACTAACGTATGGAAGCCTTTGTCTGCAAGCTCCACTTTTGAACGCGTGGACATTGTTGGGCCGATGGAAACGTGTACGCCTGATTCTGCAACTTGTCTCGGGATTAAGTGCCCTTCAGTGCAATGCTCAATTGTAACGTCAATATCGAATTCTTTTGCAATTCTCAAAGACGTGAGAATGTCATCTGCGCGGTGAGCGTGTGTGCGGAAAGTGATCTCTTTATTTAGAACAGGAATAAGCTGCTCCATTCCTAAATCGCGATCCTTTACTTCGCCTTTTGCTTTTTTCTCCTTATAATCTTGCGCTTTCATTAGTGTTTCTCTTAACAAACCAGCAGTTCCCATTCTGGTCATTGGGGAAACGCTCTTTTGACTATATACCCGCTTTGGATTTTCACCAAATGCCCCTTTCATTCCGGATGGATCTCGAATGAGCATTTCGTCGACGACATGTCCCGCGGTCTTAAGGACGACCATTTCTCCACCAATCACATTCGCACTGCCTGGCATCACTTGTACAGTCGTAACGCCACATTCCCTCGCGTCTTGAAAACCGCGTTCTCTCGGGTTGATCCCGTCCAGTGCACGAATATGAGGCGTTAAAGGCTGGGACGTTTCGTTAAAGTCCTGTCCTTCTGTTCCAAAGCCTGATTCGTGCACTCCTAAATGAGTATGGACATCAATAAGGCCGGGTGTCACGTATTTTTCTTCACAATCAATCACTTCCGCATCAGCTGGGATTGCAATGTGATCACCTGCACCGATGATCTTTTCACTGTCGATTAAAACAGTGGCATTCGTGTATGTATTTCCTAACCCGTCTAAAACAGTCGCATTTGTGTATGCTTTCATTGTTTTTGTCAGCTCCTTTTTTGGTCTTGATGTATTCTTATATTCAGTCTTTCGTTAAACTAAATAAAAGTCCTGCATAAATGTTCAATTGTAATCTATTTGTTATTTTGGTCGCTATAAACAATGAGCTAGTGAATGGAAGGGAGTAAAGTGAGGTGGGCAAAGTGGTGTATGATGGTGAATTGCGATATTAAATGCGCAGATGTCGGCTTTTTGGTTGTGGACATGGATCATGATTTAAGAGAGAGTAAAATGGAAGATAACCTACTTAGAATAATGGGTGAACGTTAAGGGATAGTAAGTAGGAGAAGGGGTTAAAATGCAAAAGTCGTTTGGCGTCTTCCTTGAAGAATAAGCGTAAGGAGATGACTAAAGTAGATGCCATTTGCAAAAGAAAAGCATCAACCATCTATTTACTATGAAACGATAGGCAAAGGGACACCCATTATTTTTATTCCACCACCGGGCGTGGGACATTTAACCTTTCGTTATCAAGTCACTTTAATGGATGTATGTAAGGTAATTACTTTTGATATAAGAGGTGATTGTCGCAGTGGTCGAAGCTCTGAACCGATGACGATGACACAATTGGCTTATGATGTGAAACGAGTGCTAGATGCCAATCAAGTAGATAAAGCGATTATCTGTGGTTACTCAAACGGAGCCTATATCGCCCAAGAGTTTGCATTCATCTATCCAGAGCGGACAGCAGGTGTCATTCTCATGGGTGGATACTTTGCAGTAAGGAGCTTTTTGTTGGAGAAAGAATATCAAATAGGCGTATGGGCTGCCAAAAATGAGTTAATGACGCTATTAGCAGCGGCTCTTGCTAAAAGCCACTTTTCTGATAACCAGCATATGAAAGAATTGTATTCAGAAATAATCCGAACAGACCCACAAATGTTAGCAAACCAATATCACCTTGGCTTACATTACAGCAGTGCAGACCGGCTACAACAAATAAAAGTACCTTTACTATTAATTTACGGTGCGGAGGATTATTACATTCAATCTTACCAATATCTATTTCGCAAGGTAGTCCGTGACATAGAAGTTGTGTATATCCAGGGAACAAAACATCAAGTGCCTACAAAAGCCCCATACGAGTGTAATGCTTTAATTAGAAATTGGATGACACGAAAAAAGTTGATCAAGCCATATAAGACAGTAAAAAAACGCATGTGATGGTACCGACCCCGAAAGTTAGAGCGGAAAAACTAACTTTCGGGGGTGTTTATTATGGCCAAATATAGTGGAGAATTTAAAATAATGCTTGTCACCAATTATCTATATGGAAATCTTGGATATGGGTCATTGGCCAAAAAAAAATAATATGGCTGGATGAAGACATTTCGTGATCAAGGAGTAGAAGGCCTGAAACTAAAATCAAAGGGGTGGCCTTCTATGTCTAAGAAACCTAATAATCAGAAGAAAAAGGAAGAAAAAAAGTTTACACTAGAAGAAGAATTAGAACGTGAGCATGAACTACTAAGACTGGAGAATGCGTATTTAAAAAAGTTGAAAGCTTTTCGCTGAGAACGCCTTTTACGAATTAGCATTATACTTCATAAAAAACTCTCCTTTCCTCACCGACAATAATTTCTGATGCTACACTCATCAATAGCACCATTACAACGATGACAGCCTTTCCTCTAAAGCTAATCTGTTTGTTGAAGAAGGATTTAAATTGAACTTTTCAATAATAACTTTTCCGTTTGTTCAAGATGTAAGCTAAGGTGTTGGCTATAAGCGATATAAATAAAGATACCACTATTGAAAAGGTTATTGCAGTAGTTAAGTTTAAAAATCCAAAATAGGAAAATAACAAAAGAAAAATAAGTGGTATACCAAACCACCTTGATTTTACTACTCCTTTCCAACCTATAATTACAGTGTTTTTCTTTTGTATCTTTGAAAATATAAGAGGAGAAAAAATAATAAATAAGAGTACCAAAGAAAAAAATAACCCAAACCAATCAAACTGCTTCATATATTAACTCCTTTCAATAAGTCGCATCATACTTATGTCTTTTGGTATTGAAGGATTTTCTCCTCATTAGTGTAACACCATTTTCCCATTATTTGGACAAAAAAAGAGCTGCTTAATTGCAACTCTAAAATAACTAAAGCACTCGTTAGCTTAATAAATAGACCCTTTAGATTTTCTCTAATATTACATAGTTGTTAATGTAATTCCTTTACCTTTGAAGAGTTCCACGCTTGTTTCGGCAATCAAATAATAAGTGGATAAGACTTTCGTAATACGGGAGAAATTCTTCATTTTTGATCATCGTCAAAATTTCTTCCTTGCTTGCCCATTTCACGTTTTGAACCTCTTCATACTGTAAAGTGAGCGTATGTAAATGCACATCTTCTTGGATTAAATAAATATCATCAAATCCATTCTCAAAGTTAATTGTTAAATGAGGTCGAATATGCTGAAAATCTACTTTCAAACCAATCTCCTCATGCAATTCTCTTTGCGCAGCAATTTGACTAGTATCCCCAGCTATGGCACTCCCTCCTGCAGTGAGATCCCACAGATTAGGCCACCCCTCTTTGAAGGACTGCCTTTGTTGAATGAGCATTTCACCGTTTGAATTAAAAATACATATATGAATAACTAAGTGAAAATCCCCTGGTTCAAGCTCGTTACCGCGAACCCATGTACGATTTGTTTTGCTTCGATTTATATCATATAAATCCCATAATTCCATCAGAGTTCCTCCAATTTCAGGTGACGTTATTTTGAGTTTAACCACTTAACCTTTATTCAACTAACGCTTCCCGATAACGCAACAAGAAACGAGCTTCTATTAGCTGGTTTTATTGAGGGTATATTACCCTTGTCTTGAAGCATAATCAAGTATTTCTTGGTACAGTTCGTTCCAATCATGAAAATATACAGTTACTTCATTTGGATTTATAAGAATTCTTTCTTCTGACTCATACTTGGCTCTAAAGTCATGTAATTGGTCAATGTTCATACGGTAAAAAACTTGATAGCCTACTTTAGGGTAAGGACTATTTTCATCCCAGTTTGGGTTTTCATTATGATCAACTATAATATTGCCTAATAGAGAGCAACTCCCTGTAACATACCCTTCTTCATATGCTTCACGCTTTAAACATTCTTCAGGGTTTTCTTCATACTCAATATGACCACCTGGGAAGTCCCAACCTCTATGGTTTAAATTGACTAATAATAGATTATCATCCTTAAAACAAAATCCATGAACACTTGTTATTAGTTCTCTTGGTGGGAGTTGTTTATCACGTTTCCAAGTTAATTTTACTTTTGCTTCACCCCAATTCACATATTTTGTAATCATGTATTTTCTCCCCTTATAACCCTATAATTTCTTCAACTCTTCTGCTTCGTTAGTCTTAAAAAAATGTATGAGCTTATTAAACGATTAAATACTACATATATTCAGTAAAAAAAACAAAGTAAACATAGTTTCCATAGAAAGAGTAACACAAATACATCACTATTGTATCTGGAGCTGATGTTAATGAAAGTGCAAGAGGTTTTAATTAATGACAGAAAGAGATTTTTGCTTATTGATAGGGAAAACAAACCTGTCGTTCCTGTTATAAGGTTTCTTAAATATCTAGATAACATTGGAAAAGCCGAAAATACACTAAAGTCATACTGTCACTATTTAAAGTTTTACTTTCAATTTTTAAATGAAAAAGAAAAAGAGTACAAGGAAGTGGATCTTGATCTTCTGGCGGAGTATATATCTTGGCTAAGAAGTCCATATCAATCTACTAAAGTAGTTCAATTTCAACAAACAAAAGCAAGGAGATCTGAGCGGTGATTACGGCCACTCGAATGTACCACTCTCGCCATGTTTTTTACCATCGAGTGACAAGGATTTTACCACACAACGCCAATGTGGTTACCATTGAATAAAAAAGCCCCAAAGATTAATATTTTAATAATCTTGTAGGACTTTTTTTTACGTTCAGCTTAGTTAGGTTTGTTATCGAAGTAGTTCTTGATCATTTTCCTCGAACCTTGCCAAATATCCTGCTCTGTCCAAGTATGAGGAAAAGGCTCCTCACCATAGACACTCAAAAGCTCTGCTTTTAGTTCTTTAGGAAACGGATACCAGGCTTTATATCCACTCCCTCATTTTTTTGAACAATACTGTATATAAGCTTCCGTTAGTTTGAGTACGTTTTTTCATAAGCTAAAATTAAAACTATGTTTCATCTATTATTTGCTGTAATATCTTTTTGCTTTCTGCGTCTTTTTGTCTTGGTGTTCGACCAATTTGTTCATAAACCTCTTTCTCTTCCAAAAGTTGTGTTGGGTTTAATACATGGGCTGATATGCCATTCAACATAAAAGTTTGTGGAAGCAAAGAATCTGGTCTCCATACCCATTCAGGTAATCCATTCAAAATAAGGTTTCCGGTGTCTGAACGGGTTATATAGCTAAATGTGATTTCTACATTCCCCTTGCAAAAATCAGACTGTCTATTACAAAATTCTTCTTTAACTTGGGTCTTTTCATAACCAGCTTTTAATAGTTCATATTCTAATCGGTCCCTATTTTGTACCCACGTTACTAAATCAATATCGTCATGTAGGCGAGTAATCTTGCCAAGTAGAAAGTCAATTGCCCATCCGCCCCGCAACCAAAACTTAATATCAAACCCTTCAGCAAGGGCTCCGATTTCACTCAATACTTTTAGTTGTGACTTAGTTTGTGCCTCAAAAATTTCATGTGTAATGGTAATTCTCCTGTCTCCCAACATTTATATAGAAATTTCCAGATTTAAGCAGCCTACCTGTTAGCAAAACAAACATGGTAATCGCTGTTCCACTAATGCATCCCGTTAGCGTAATTACAATTTTTCACATACTTTGGGAGGTTTCAATTTATCTAAATTTCAAAAAATTGTTCTTGAAAATGAATTAGCGATTTTATTTTATCTACACTGTAATTTTGATTAGCTACAACTAGTTTATCTTCTGCATCGTAATTCCTATTTACAATTGCCAATAACTTTTCCTTCATATTCACTTAATGCGGTGCTTTCCTCTAATACATAAGCATCAATTTCTTCACCATCTTCTGCTTTTGTATTTGGAATATAGCCGTAATTTATTGGATAAATAAATTTGTATCTAGGGTACTTTGTACCTAATTGTCTAACTACAACACCCTTTACTTTTATTTAAATACTCCTTATACATTTGTGCACCACCACCTTCATCTCAAAACCTCTCCCAAAAATGAAAAAATAGAACAACGAGAGCTTTTTCAACTCTCGCTACAGTTTAGTTTAGCGACAAAGCATCGTTTCTTAACTACAATAGTAATTTTGCAAATTATTTATGGTATGACCTTAGTTGTTTTCTGTAAAACAAATCCTTGAAGGGGACCAATCCAATGGTACTTAGAGACACGCCCATTAAATTATGATCATATAGCGCTTTTTGGAAAGTCCAATACAAGGGAATAGTAATACATCTTTTACATAATAACGTATCAATTTTAGTAAATTCTTCCATTCTATGCTGCATTTCTTCTTTTTGGAAAGCATTATTCAAAGTTCTTTGTATGGTCATTTTATTTTCTTGATCAATAAGGTTATATATGACTCCTGTTTGAGATTCAATCAAATTATAGAGCGATATTTCTTCCGATTCTTCGGTGACAAATTCCGAAAGAACTAGGTCAGCATTTTTTACATTATCTATAAAGACGGAAAATGGAAACTGTTTGGTTTCAATCATAATCCCGTATTTTTTACACTCTTTTTGTATCCATTTTACATCCTCTCTATGTGGTGAAAGATCATATGTCATTAAGGTCAGTGGTTCTTTTAGTGTATTATCATAGGGTTCACCATCATACTTACCATCCTGAGAAGAAGAACGTTGTTTGATAAATGAACTTGCAGGTTCATACCTTGGATAACCCAGATCCTTTATCATTTTCATTTTGTCTAGTATTGCTGACAGTTTTCTTCTCATTCCCTCATTCGTTCGTATTTTTTCTTTATTCATATTCCACATGAGATACTTTACAGATAATCTTCTTCTTTCAATATATTGTAGTTGATTATTATTATCTTTCCTGGTTGTAAAAGGAATGTAAAAAATCGGATCTCGATTAATATCGTTTATATTAAGATACTTTTCGATAGATGGCAGTATAAAAATATCAATTTCATCTATGTGTGCTCGTTCTTGAAAATAGTCGTGATGGACTGAGAGTTTAAGAAAATTTGATTCGTGTTCTTTAATTCTGTAAGGACCTGTCCCTATGGGGAGTTTAGAAAACTCATCCATTGACTTGTAAGCATAATTATAAGGGACAATTGAACATTTCGGTGAAGTAATAAGAAGGAGCCAGTGAAAAAAAGGCTTGGTAAAAATAAATTGCACCACGTACTTCCCTATACATTTAATCATGTCCAAGTCTTTAACGATCCATTTAGATGGTGTTTTCTTTAACCTTTCAAAAGTAAATTTAACATCCTCTGCTACAAGATGTTTTGAGTAATGAAACGAAACACCCTTTCTTAAATAAAAGGTGAATTTCTTTCCGTCACGATCTATCTCCCAATAATGAGAAAGACAGGGTTCTACTTCCTTTTTTTCTTCGCTATATGTTACTAACGTATTAAATATTTGTTTTACTATATGCCTTTCTGTTTGTCTTTCGACGTGTGAGGGGTCTAAAGAGTAAAGAGACCGGTAATATGGTATTTTTAAATACTCATTCTCATTTTCGGAATTATGGGGCAACTTAGTTTTAGTACCAAAAACCTTGTTAATAAACGTATTGATCAGTTGATGAATTTCATTTAACTGGGGGTCATGCTCTAGTATAGAAATAAGTCGTTCAATATCTTCCGTTTTTGGGGAATATTTTTCATACCTCTCAAACATTTCTTCCAGCGTTTTTAAAAAAGTGATATTTGTTGTATTTCCTCTTCCTTTTCCTCTAATAACTTTAATCCACTTTTCGTCTTCCATTTTATTTAGGATGTGAATAACATTCCGTTCAGAACAAGCTAACTCTTTGCTAATAGCATGTCTCGTTACACTCGTTTTACGATCTCTCTTGATTTCTGCAAATGTAATAAAAAGTCTAATATAATATTCAATTATCCTCATTGGCAACCCTCCGATTTAAAAGGTGAAATAACTATTATTAATTTACACTTTTTATTCTCCTTTTATCAAATATAATCAAATATATGT encodes the following:
- a CDS encoding GNAT family N-acetyltransferase, translated to MEQRTKRLKLISCTLELIEQIEDDYPCGEHMTDFLKKLEEDAAIDGWGPWVVFQNGKAIGDIGFKGEPTPIGTVEIGYGFMTDFRNKGYATEGVKALIEWAFQNERVEKVLAECAVDNVPSIRVLEKLGFDVFVEKDGMIYWELKG
- a CDS encoding VOC family protein, which gives rise to MKLHHLNLTVTDVSATKTFLETYFGMRCISSRGNGFAAMFDDDDFVLTLMKGKEVHYPNTFHIGFPVESEAEVNNMYQRLKEGGFAVEPPQHAHGYTFYVEAPGGFTVEVLC
- a CDS encoding amidohydrolase → MKAYTNATVLDGLGNTYTNATVLIDSEKIIGAGDHIAIPADAEVIDCEEKYVTPGLIDVHTHLGVHESGFGTEGQDFNETSQPLTPHIRALDGINPRERGFQDARECGVTTVQVMPGSANVIGGEMVVLKTAGHVVDEMLIRDPSGMKGAFGENPKRVYSQKSVSPMTRMGTAGLLRETLMKAQDYKEKKAKGEVKDRDLGMEQLIPVLNKEITFRTHAHRADDILTSLRIAKEFDIDVTIEHCTEGHLIPRQVAESGVHVSIGPTMSTRSKVELADKGFHTLVELDKYNVPMSITTDHPVIGIEYLTTSAANAVKFGLSEETAFRAITSQAARHIGVEDRVGSLEEGKDADLVIWTKHPFDAYTEVEETIVNGQSVYTKNESDTRPAEKVNQ
- a CDS encoding alpha/beta fold hydrolase, which gives rise to MPFAKEKHQPSIYYETIGKGTPIIFIPPPGVGHLTFRYQVTLMDVCKVITFDIRGDCRSGRSSEPMTMTQLAYDVKRVLDANQVDKAIICGYSNGAYIAQEFAFIYPERTAGVILMGGYFAVRSFLLEKEYQIGVWAAKNELMTLLAAALAKSHFSDNQHMKELYSEIIRTDPQMLANQYHLGLHYSSADRLQQIKVPLLLIYGAEDYYIQSYQYLFRKVVRDIEVVYIQGTKHQVPTKAPYECNALIRNWMTRKKLIKPYKTVKKRM
- a CDS encoding NUDIX hydrolase, which codes for MELWDLYDINRSKTNRTWVRGNELEPGDFHLVIHICIFNSNGEMLIQQRQSFKEGWPNLWDLTAGGSAIAGDTSQIAAQRELHEEIGLKVDFQHIRPHLTINFENGFDDIYLIQEDVHLHTLTLQYEEVQNVKWASKEEILTMIKNEEFLPYYESLIHLLFDCRNKRGTLQR
- a CDS encoding NUDIX hydrolase codes for the protein MITKYVNWGEAKVKLTWKRDKQLPPRELITSVHGFCFKDDNLLLVNLNHRGWDFPGGHIEYEENPEECLKREAYEEGYVTGSCSLLGNIIVDHNENPNWDENSPYPKVGYQVFYRMNIDQLHDFRAKYESEERILINPNEVTVYFHDWNELYQEILDYASRQG
- a CDS encoding site-specific integrase, which translates into the protein MKVQEVLINDRKRFLLIDRENKPVVPVIRFLKYLDNIGKAENTLKSYCHYLKFYFQFLNEKEKEYKEVDLDLLAEYISWLRSPYQSTKVVQFQQTKARRSER
- a CDS encoding nucleotidyltransferase domain-containing protein, which produces MLGDRRITITHEIFEAQTKSQLKVLSEIGALAEGFDIKFWLRGGWAIDFLLGKITRLHDDIDLVTWVQNRDRLEYELLKAGYEKTQVKEEFCNRQSDFCKGNVEITFSYITRSDTGNLILNGLPEWVWRPDSLLPQTFMLNGISAHVLNPTQLLEEKEVYEQIGRTPRQKDAESKKILQQIIDET
- a CDS encoding inorganic diphosphatase: MKVKGVVVRQLGTKYPRYKFIYPINYGYIPNTKAEDGEEIDAYVLEESTALSEYEGKVIGNCK
- a CDS encoding ABC transporter substrate-binding protein, whose product is MRIIEYYIRLFITFAEIKRDRKTSVTRHAISKELACSERNVIHILNKMEDEKWIKVIRGKGRGNTTNITFLKTLEEMFERYEKYSPKTEDIERLISILEHDPQLNEIHQLINTFINKVFGTKTKLPHNSENENEYLKIPYYRSLYSLDPSHVERQTERHIVKQIFNTLVTYSEEKKEVEPCLSHYWEIDRDGKKFTFYLRKGVSFHYSKHLVAEDVKFTFERLKKTPSKWIVKDLDMIKCIGKYVVQFIFTKPFFHWLLLITSPKCSIVPYNYAYKSMDEFSKLPIGTGPYRIKEHESNFLKLSVHHDYFQERAHIDEIDIFILPSIEKYLNINDINRDPIFYIPFTTRKDNNNQLQYIERRRLSVKYLMWNMNKEKIRTNEGMRRKLSAILDKMKMIKDLGYPRYEPASSFIKQRSSSQDGKYDGEPYDNTLKEPLTLMTYDLSPHREDVKWIQKECKKYGIMIETKQFPFSVFIDNVKNADLVLSEFVTEESEEISLYNLIESQTGVIYNLIDQENKMTIQRTLNNAFQKEEMQHRMEEFTKIDTLLCKRCITIPLYWTFQKALYDHNLMGVSLSTIGLVPFKDLFYRKQLRSYHK